A single region of the Chryseobacterium culicis genome encodes:
- a CDS encoding baseplate J/gp47 family protein has product MKKTDTFSHYREGKSQMQRFLAELDPGNLELHDFDLFDWLLFANNFAQRVNYFDKDDNTKPKGKWGNFFLGDDANAIPRRESVEYKSMKKQVTDLMSQFEQDSSLTPHLTLFVCFLKLLDFSKKAFNNLTKRHLDFYYNEILQIEKNDAKSDKVYVIFELAKKAIQERIPAGTLLDGNKDANGKKRIYKTGDEFVANQAKVVEIKSFLNDVEKRELKMAPVANSADGLGDKLPEDGNYWWPFGYNSDETNSNKSIYKELPKAKLGFSIASSLFDLKEGDRTITLKIDFNKNSTQKLQSLSKTDIKNNIKVLCSGEKEWLSGADLTCIKNEEERLELSITLQKEFPAVVKYNKEVLAETFQTSFPVVRLMIEGEKYYDLYEALSEKSIKNIEIEVDVKGVKSIQIENDNGALNSEKPYYPFTAQPVKGSNFYIKCPEMFSKKWQNADITINWKNAPDSIKDLYSGYVIQPNQNISLTDFEGLKNSSIVGSDGYFKADIALLDKEIWYEKANDIDVFTKGKDAYNIQFSVNNASNKAGTSETIRVTLNQSSLQDVYPKLYTLALSSNPTFKKLIPNEPYIPFAEDIELNYSAKENVYSYLEKESAGEISKNKEVQLYHEDVFGQYEKEVETKSIVPVHQNGGELYIGLEAMPQTTVSLLIQMLEGSENPLADPFLEKEFIEWHILSNNSWMSLSDYMLQNETRKFLESGIVKFKVPKDVDKSHTRFTDGLVWIRAKSQRSYDAVCKIQGIYTQAVLATFQNQDNELSHLNNGLEAKTIAKLISRIPQVKSVSQPYNSFDGKYKETDTEFYRRVSERLRHKHRAITQWDYEHLVLQEFPEVFKVKCLNHTSEKSYMDPGHVTLMVVPNIKNKNAFDVYQPRVSRASLNKIQNYVNELNTMHVKAQVINPNYKEAKVETKVKFFEQYDETFYTKQLDEDIKKYISPWAFTDSENIDFNVELNVNQLVNYLEQLPYVDYIDDIKILVNNIPQRKSLIEVDPKSILVSAKQHNVTITEQVCI; this is encoded by the coding sequence ATGAAAAAAACAGATACATTTTCACATTATCGTGAAGGAAAATCACAAATGCAGCGCTTTTTAGCAGAACTAGATCCTGGGAATCTTGAGTTACACGATTTCGATTTGTTTGACTGGCTATTATTCGCAAACAATTTTGCTCAACGTGTAAACTATTTTGACAAAGATGATAATACAAAACCAAAAGGAAAGTGGGGAAACTTCTTCCTGGGTGATGATGCCAATGCGATCCCTCGTAGAGAAAGCGTTGAGTATAAAAGTATGAAAAAACAGGTTACAGATCTTATGTCCCAGTTTGAACAGGATAGCAGCCTGACACCTCACCTGACATTATTTGTTTGCTTTTTAAAATTATTAGATTTCTCAAAAAAAGCCTTCAATAATCTGACGAAAAGGCACCTGGACTTCTATTATAACGAAATTCTTCAAATTGAGAAAAATGATGCCAAATCAGACAAAGTCTATGTGATTTTTGAACTCGCCAAAAAAGCGATTCAGGAAAGAATTCCAGCTGGTACATTGCTGGATGGGAATAAAGACGCTAATGGCAAAAAACGAATCTACAAAACAGGTGATGAATTTGTTGCCAATCAGGCCAAAGTAGTGGAGATCAAAAGCTTTTTAAACGATGTTGAAAAAAGAGAACTGAAAATGGCTCCGGTAGCCAACTCTGCAGACGGTTTGGGTGATAAATTGCCGGAAGACGGTAATTATTGGTGGCCGTTTGGATATAATTCCGATGAAACCAATTCAAATAAATCTATTTATAAAGAACTTCCAAAAGCTAAACTTGGCTTTTCAATTGCCTCCTCACTTTTTGATTTAAAAGAAGGAGACCGTACCATCACCCTTAAGATTGATTTTAATAAAAACTCAACCCAAAAATTACAAAGTCTTTCAAAAACAGATATTAAAAATAATATCAAAGTGCTTTGCAGCGGGGAGAAAGAATGGTTATCAGGTGCTGACTTAACATGTATTAAAAACGAAGAAGAAAGATTAGAACTTTCTATTACATTACAAAAAGAGTTCCCGGCCGTTGTAAAATACAATAAAGAAGTACTGGCAGAAACATTTCAAACCAGCTTTCCTGTGGTAAGATTGATGATTGAAGGAGAAAAATACTATGATCTATATGAAGCTCTTTCAGAAAAATCAATAAAGAACATCGAAATAGAAGTTGATGTAAAAGGAGTAAAATCAATTCAGATAGAAAATGACAATGGGGCATTAAATTCAGAAAAGCCTTATTATCCTTTCACCGCACAACCTGTTAAAGGGTCTAATTTCTATATCAAATGTCCTGAAATGTTCTCCAAAAAATGGCAGAATGCAGACATTACGATCAACTGGAAGAATGCTCCGGATTCTATAAAAGATTTATACAGCGGATATGTTATTCAGCCTAATCAAAATATAAGCTTAACCGATTTTGAGGGCTTAAAAAATTCTTCAATCGTAGGTTCTGATGGTTACTTCAAAGCGGATATTGCCTTGCTGGATAAGGAAATCTGGTATGAAAAGGCTAATGATATTGATGTATTCACGAAAGGAAAAGACGCTTATAACATTCAGTTTTCTGTAAATAATGCAAGTAATAAGGCCGGAACAAGTGAGACCATCAGGGTAACACTTAATCAGTCGTCATTACAGGATGTGTATCCTAAACTGTATACATTGGCATTATCAAGTAATCCGACCTTTAAAAAACTTATTCCCAACGAGCCGTATATTCCTTTTGCTGAAGATATAGAGTTGAATTACAGTGCGAAAGAAAACGTGTATTCGTACCTGGAAAAAGAATCTGCCGGGGAAATTTCAAAAAATAAAGAAGTACAGCTCTATCACGAAGACGTATTCGGTCAATACGAAAAAGAAGTAGAAACCAAAAGCATTGTGCCTGTACATCAAAATGGAGGTGAATTGTACATTGGTCTGGAAGCAATGCCTCAGACTACAGTGTCCCTATTAATTCAAATGCTGGAAGGAAGTGAAAATCCTTTAGCAGATCCTTTCCTGGAAAAAGAATTTATAGAATGGCATATTCTTTCAAACAATTCATGGATGAGTTTGTCGGATTATATGCTGCAGAACGAGACCAGAAAGTTCCTGGAATCAGGGATTGTCAAGTTTAAAGTGCCTAAAGATGTCGACAAAAGCCACACAAGATTTACCGACGGATTAGTCTGGATCAGAGCCAAATCACAAAGAAGCTATGATGCCGTATGCAAAATCCAGGGAATCTATACTCAGGCGGTTTTAGCAACATTCCAGAATCAGGATAATGAGCTGTCTCATCTCAATAACGGACTGGAAGCAAAAACCATTGCTAAACTGATCTCCAGAATTCCTCAGGTAAAATCTGTCAGCCAGCCTTATAACTCGTTTGATGGGAAATACAAAGAAACAGATACCGAGTTTTACAGACGTGTAAGTGAACGATTAAGACATAAGCACAGAGCCATCACACAATGGGATTACGAACATTTGGTATTACAGGAATTCCCGGAAGTTTTTAAGGTAAAATGTTTAAATCATACTTCCGAAAAATCCTATATGGACCCTGGACACGTTACCCTGATGGTAGTTCCGAATATTAAAAATAAAAATGCTTTTGATGTCTATCAGCCGAGAGTAAGCAGAGCCTCTTTGAATAAAATTCAAAATTATGTAAATGAATTAAATACAATGCACGTGAAAGCTCAGGTAATCAATCCTAATTATAAAGAAGCAAAAGTAGAAACAAAGGTCAAGTTCTTTGAGCAGTATGATGAAACATTTTATACCAAACAACTGGACGAAGATATTAAAAAATATATATCGCCATGGGCTTTTACAGACTCTGAAAATATTGATTTTAATGTAGAACTGAATGTGAATCAGTTAGTTAATTATCTGGAGCAGCTGCCTTATGTAGACTATATTGATGATATCAAAATACTGGTAAACAATATCCCGCAAAGGAAATCTTTAATTGAAGTAGATCCAAAATCAATTCTGGTATCTGCCAAGCAGCACAATGTCACTATTACAGAACAGGTATGTATTTAA
- a CDS encoding phage tail protein: MAVLYPPTSFSFIVNGISTTEGIDSRFQSISGLSTEIGTEEYAEGGENRFTHQLPLRPKYPNLVLKRGLIVSSGLISWCRNAMENFQFEPRDLIISLSGGIQSTAPLMVWNVVGAYPVRWEVSEFNAEESKLAIETIELKYRYFTIPSSLASLGL; encoded by the coding sequence ATGGCAGTTTTATATCCTCCAACCAGTTTCTCTTTTATTGTTAATGGGATTTCAACAACAGAGGGTATTGACTCCAGATTTCAATCTATATCTGGTTTATCAACAGAAATTGGAACTGAAGAATATGCCGAAGGAGGCGAAAACAGGTTTACACACCAACTTCCTTTGAGACCCAAATATCCTAATTTAGTTCTTAAACGTGGGTTAATCGTAAGCTCCGGATTGATAAGCTGGTGTAGAAATGCGATGGAAAACTTCCAGTTTGAACCCAGAGACCTGATCATTTCTCTTTCAGGCGGGATTCAGTCTACAGCACCCCTAATGGTTTGGAATGTAGTAGGAGCATACCCCGTAAGATGGGAAGTATCCGAATTCAACGCAGAAGAAAGCAAACTTGCTATTGAAACAATAGAACTGAAATATAGATATTTCACAATACCCTCATCGTTAGCAAGCTTAGGCTTGTAA
- a CDS encoding DUF5908 family protein, which yields MPIEIKELHIKINVDEKVAATTTATSVDEAQLMRAISESVEQAAKIEHRKKER from the coding sequence ATGCCAATAGAAATAAAAGAGCTTCACATTAAAATAAATGTGGACGAAAAAGTAGCAGCAACAACCACTGCCACATCAGTAGATGAAGCACAGCTCATGCGTGCGATCAGCGAAAGTGTAGAACAGGCAGCAAAGATAGAACACCGTAAAAAAGAAAGATAA
- the vgrG gene encoding type VI secretion system tip protein VgrG yields the protein MNNSGYIQTAKNPDLVTYKVMSGGSELPGKYGVKNIIVEKEFNRIPYARIVILDGSVPEQDFKLSNEDLLIPGKEIEITAGYHSEEETIFKGIVVKHNIKIRNGSSYLIVECRDKAVKMTLGRKSKYFYESTDSDVIEELVGNNGLTADVETTSNSHKELVQYQASDWDFMLTRAQANGKLCSVEDGTIKIAKPDFSGEAVETVVYGSSVHEFDGEIDARDQFNKITAKTWSYTDQELTEVEAQDPAITLNGNLSSGDLADVFGIEDLQLKHGGNLTQGELQEWGDAKATFQQLAKTRGRVKFQGIPSVKPGVSLTLQGVGNRFNGKIYVTGVRHEIAEGNWLVDAQFGLSPTWFSETYDVSEMPGSGIIPAISGLHVGVVSQLESDPDGEDRILVQIPIINNEEEGIWARIATLDAGENRGSFFRPEIGDEVIIGFINDDPNDAVVLGMLNSSAKPAPIVASDDNHEKGFVTRSEMKMIFNDDKISYTLETPKGKKVIVDEDADIIKIEDEHSNILTLNKDGISMESGKDIKIKAKGDINMEGTNINVKASAQFKAEGSSGSELKSGAVTVVKGSQVKIN from the coding sequence ATGAATAATAGCGGATACATACAAACAGCAAAAAATCCAGATTTAGTTACCTATAAGGTCATGTCTGGAGGTTCAGAACTGCCGGGGAAGTACGGAGTGAAAAACATTATCGTGGAAAAAGAATTCAACAGAATTCCTTATGCCCGTATTGTTATTTTAGACGGAAGTGTACCGGAGCAGGATTTCAAGCTCAGTAATGAAGATCTGTTAATTCCCGGAAAAGAAATTGAAATCACCGCTGGATACCATTCTGAAGAAGAAACCATTTTTAAAGGAATTGTAGTAAAGCACAATATCAAAATCAGAAACGGTTCTTCTTATCTGATTGTAGAATGCAGAGATAAGGCTGTAAAAATGACCTTAGGAAGAAAAAGCAAATATTTCTACGAAAGTACAGACAGTGATGTTATTGAAGAATTGGTGGGTAACAACGGACTTACTGCCGATGTTGAAACGACTTCAAATTCACATAAAGAATTGGTTCAATACCAGGCTTCTGATTGGGATTTTATGCTCACCAGAGCACAGGCGAACGGTAAACTTTGCTCCGTTGAAGACGGAACCATCAAAATTGCTAAACCTGATTTTAGTGGTGAAGCGGTAGAAACAGTAGTTTACGGATCATCTGTACATGAATTTGATGGTGAAATTGATGCCAGAGACCAATTCAACAAAATTACAGCCAAAACATGGAGTTATACCGATCAGGAACTCACTGAAGTAGAAGCTCAGGATCCTGCCATTACCCTCAACGGGAATCTTTCATCAGGTGATTTGGCAGATGTTTTCGGAATTGAAGACCTGCAGCTTAAACACGGTGGAAATCTCACTCAGGGAGAATTGCAGGAATGGGGTGATGCGAAAGCAACTTTCCAGCAACTGGCCAAAACAAGAGGAAGAGTAAAATTCCAGGGAATTCCCTCTGTAAAACCTGGAGTTTCATTGACCCTTCAAGGCGTTGGAAACCGATTCAACGGGAAAATATACGTAACCGGTGTTCGCCATGAAATTGCGGAAGGAAACTGGCTGGTGGACGCTCAGTTCGGACTTTCTCCAACATGGTTCTCAGAAACATATGATGTAAGTGAAATGCCAGGTTCAGGAATTATTCCTGCCATAAGCGGATTACATGTAGGAGTAGTATCTCAATTGGAATCAGATCCGGACGGAGAAGATAGAATTTTAGTGCAGATCCCTATCATCAACAACGAAGAAGAAGGGATTTGGGCAAGAATAGCCACCCTTGATGCCGGAGAAAACAGAGGATCATTCTTCAGACCGGAAATCGGAGATGAGGTCATTATCGGATTCATTAATGACGATCCCAATGATGCCGTGGTACTTGGAATGCTGAACAGCAGTGCAAAACCGGCACCCATTGTAGCTTCTGATGATAACCATGAAAAAGGTTTTGTGACCCGAAGCGAAATGAAAATGATCTTTAATGATGATAAAATCTCATATACACTTGAAACACCAAAAGGCAAAAAAGTGATCGTAGATGAAGATGCTGATATTATTAAAATCGAAGATGAACATTCTAATATTCTTACCCTTAACAAAGATGGTATTAGTATGGAAAGCGGGAAAGACATCAAGATCAAAGCAAAGGGTGATATCAATATGGAAGGAACGAACATCAATGTAAAAGCAAGCGCTCAGTTCAAAGCAGAAGGAAGTTCAGGTTCAGAGCTTAAATCAGGAGCAGTAACCGTAGTAAAAGGATCTCAAGTTAAAATTAATTAA
- a CDS encoding CIS tube protein, whose protein sequence is MRGAIQKLTIGTYENSDYDKRIQSGAFKAFINPTGFSMTYKTKYNTDQADGNSKPNLGYTSSASPDLQLEFLFDGTGVTEANSGIKLINKIKGKSFAKTAVTKQIKDFYKATGELEGSIHKPYNVILNWGSFEFKGVLSELTLEYKLFDNEGQPLRAIGKATFSESTSPKLAGKIEKLESPDLTHKRTVQAGDTLPLMTERIYGDSKYYLEVAKVNNLVNFRQLKPGQELFFPPLEKVS, encoded by the coding sequence ATGAGAGGAGCAATTCAAAAACTGACAATCGGAACATACGAAAATTCTGATTATGACAAAAGAATTCAGAGCGGTGCTTTTAAAGCTTTTATCAATCCCACAGGTTTTTCAATGACCTATAAAACGAAATATAATACAGACCAGGCAGATGGTAATTCTAAACCTAATTTAGGATATACCTCATCAGCATCACCTGATTTACAATTAGAATTTCTATTTGATGGGACAGGAGTTACAGAAGCGAATTCCGGTATTAAACTGATCAATAAAATTAAAGGAAAATCATTTGCGAAAACAGCGGTAACAAAACAGATTAAAGATTTTTATAAGGCGACAGGTGAGCTCGAAGGCTCTATTCATAAACCCTATAATGTTATCCTTAATTGGGGAAGCTTTGAATTTAAAGGAGTGCTTTCTGAATTAACATTAGAATATAAGTTATTTGACAACGAAGGCCAGCCTTTAAGAGCTATAGGAAAGGCAACGTTCAGTGAATCAACAAGTCCGAAGCTTGCCGGTAAAATTGAAAAGCTGGAATCACCGGATCTTACCCACAAAAGAACAGTACAAGCCGGCGATACACTGCCATTAATGACCGAAAGAATTTACGGAGATTCCAAATACTATCTGGAGGTAGCTAAAGTAAATAATCTTGTCAATTTCAGACAGCTAAAACCAGGGCAGGAATTATTCTTTCCGCCGTTAGAAAAAGTTTCATAA
- a CDS encoding phage tail protein, translating into MSTYPLVKFAFEVDWGGTKVGFQEVSGLNVEAALIEYRHGASPDFSKIKMPGMKSFSNITLKRGTFKTDNEYFDWFQSIQLSTVERRSITISLLDETGAPAVTWKVKNAFPLKLQSTDLKAEGNEVAIETLEIAHEGLTIENN; encoded by the coding sequence ATGAGTACATATCCATTAGTAAAGTTTGCCTTTGAAGTAGATTGGGGAGGAACAAAAGTAGGATTTCAGGAAGTCAGCGGTTTAAATGTTGAAGCAGCTTTAATTGAATACAGACATGGCGCAAGTCCTGATTTCAGTAAGATTAAAATGCCTGGAATGAAAAGTTTCAGTAACATCACCTTAAAAAGAGGAACTTTTAAAACTGATAACGAATATTTCGACTGGTTCCAAAGCATTCAGCTAAGTACAGTAGAACGCAGATCTATCACGATCTCTCTTTTAGATGAAACAGGAGCTCCTGCAGTAACATGGAAAGTAAAAAATGCATTCCCGCTTAAATTACAATCAACAGATTTAAAAGCTGAAGGTAACGAGGTGGCTATTGAAACCCTGGAAATTGCACACGAAGGATTAACTATTGAAAATAACTAA
- a CDS encoding phage tail protein, translating into MSTYPLVKFAFEVDWGGTKVGFQEVSGLNVEAALIEYRHGASPDFSKIKMPGMKSFSNITLKRGTFKTDNEYFDWFQSIQLSTVERRSITISLLDETGAPAVTWKVKNAFPLKLQSTDLKAEGNEVAIETLEIAHEGLTIENN; encoded by the coding sequence ATGAGTACATATCCATTAGTAAAGTTTGCCTTTGAAGTAGATTGGGGAGGAACAAAAGTAGGATTTCAGGAAGTCAGCGGTTTAAATGTTGAAGCAGCTTTAATCGAGTACAGACACGGTGCAAGCCCTGATTTCAGTAAGATTAAAATGCCTGGAATGAAAAGTTTCAGTAACATCACCTTAAAAAGAGGAACTTTTAAAACTGATAACGAATATTTCGATTGGTTCCAAAGCATTCAGCTAAGTACAGTAGAACGCAGATCTATCACGATCTCCCTTTTAGATGAAACAGGAGCTCCTGCAGTAACATGGAAAGTGAAAAATGCATTCCCACTTAAATTACAATCAACAGATTTAAAAGCTGAAGGTAACGAGGTGGCTATTGAAACCCTGGAAATTGCACACGAAGGATTAACTATAGAAAATAACTAA
- a CDS encoding GPW/gp25 family protein, which yields MKINTDFLGTGWSFPPEFNETEGKLAMTTDVEDINNSLKILLSTRPGERVMFPNYGCDLQEMLFKPLDLTLITQMKGIVERAILYHEPRINILSIEIDTQEELQGEVLIQVDYEVRNTNTRSNMVFPFYKGEATEI from the coding sequence ATGAAAATAAATACAGATTTTTTAGGAACAGGCTGGAGTTTTCCGCCTGAGTTTAACGAGACTGAAGGAAAACTGGCCATGACCACAGATGTAGAAGACATCAATAACAGCCTTAAGATTTTATTGTCAACACGCCCTGGTGAACGGGTCATGTTCCCAAACTATGGGTGTGACTTGCAGGAAATGCTCTTTAAACCTCTGGACTTAACGCTGATTACCCAAATGAAAGGAATCGTGGAGCGTGCTATTTTATATCATGAGCCCAGAATCAATATTCTAAGTATTGAAATTGATACTCAGGAAGAACTTCAGGGTGAAGTTTTAATACAAGTTGACTACGAAGTAAGAAATACTAATACAAGAAGCAATATGGTTTTCCCTTTTTACAAAGGAGAAGCTACCGAAATATAA
- a CDS encoding PAAR domain-containing protein: protein MKPAARITDMHTCPMVTGTVPHVGGPIIPAGEPTVLIGGMPAARQGDKAVCTGPPDTIASGSSSVLIGGKPAARMGDSTAHGGVITAGDATVLIGG, encoded by the coding sequence ATGAAACCGGCAGCAAGAATTACAGATATGCATACCTGCCCTATGGTAACGGGAACAGTTCCCCATGTAGGAGGTCCTATCATTCCGGCAGGAGAACCCACGGTACTTATCGGCGGAATGCCTGCAGCAAGACAAGGAGATAAAGCAGTATGTACAGGGCCACCGGACACCATTGCGTCAGGATCTTCAAGTGTTTTGATAGGCGGAAAACCTGCCGCAAGAATGGGAGATTCTACCGCTCATGGAGGGGTGATAACCGCAGGTGATGCTACTGTTTTAATAGGCGGATAA
- a CDS encoding phage tail sheath family protein, translating into MNYKTPGVYVEEIAKFPPSVAQVETAIPAFIGHTDKGPRNEPTRISSMLEYETIFGGANDEKTAFSVTIEDTVVTAKIDNVKLSPYKMHYAMQMYFVNGGGPCYIVSVADYEKTPVLGTETLVGGLWFGLKSLEKEDEPTLIVFPDAEVLGADAYKLYNKALDQAEDLKDRFVIMDVFADADAFRAGVDATGLKYGAAYYPKLETVLSYSFDDKDVKIESYKELNNLGVLVDVTMPQNGNTLAWLKSRSSTLYNQAKKEIESKRLVLAPSSSIAGIYAKVDSTSGVWKAPANLAISNVLAPVVKISNETQDGLNVDAVAGKSINAIRTFTGKGTLVWGARTLDGNSNEWRYVPVRRFFNMVEESVKKATERFVFEPNTANTWVRVQAMIENFLDQQWRDGALAGSKPEEAYYVSVGLHKTMSAQDILEGRMNIEIGMAAVRPAEFIVLRFSHKLQEA; encoded by the coding sequence ATGAATTACAAAACACCTGGAGTTTACGTAGAAGAAATTGCGAAATTCCCACCATCTGTAGCACAAGTAGAAACGGCGATCCCTGCTTTTATCGGACATACAGATAAAGGACCAAGAAATGAACCGACAAGAATCTCTTCTATGTTGGAATACGAAACGATTTTCGGAGGAGCAAACGATGAAAAAACAGCGTTCTCCGTTACGATTGAAGATACTGTTGTAACGGCAAAAATAGACAACGTCAAGCTAAGTCCTTATAAAATGCATTATGCTATGCAAATGTATTTTGTCAACGGTGGCGGACCATGCTATATTGTTTCAGTAGCGGATTATGAAAAAACTCCTGTCTTAGGAACAGAAACGCTTGTAGGCGGTTTATGGTTCGGATTGAAATCATTAGAAAAAGAAGACGAGCCAACACTTATTGTTTTCCCGGATGCTGAAGTTTTAGGAGCAGATGCTTACAAGTTATACAATAAAGCTTTGGATCAGGCAGAAGATTTGAAAGACAGATTCGTTATTATGGATGTTTTTGCAGATGCAGATGCTTTCAGAGCCGGAGTAGATGCTACAGGTTTAAAATATGGAGCTGCCTATTATCCAAAATTGGAGACTGTTTTAAGCTATAGCTTTGATGATAAAGATGTTAAAATCGAGAGCTATAAAGAATTAAATAACTTAGGAGTTCTTGTAGATGTTACAATGCCTCAAAATGGAAATACTTTAGCATGGTTGAAATCAAGAAGTTCAACGTTGTATAACCAGGCTAAAAAAGAAATTGAATCTAAAAGATTGGTACTGGCTCCATCTTCATCAATTGCCGGAATTTATGCTAAAGTAGACAGCACTTCCGGAGTATGGAAAGCACCAGCCAACTTGGCAATCAGCAATGTACTGGCACCTGTTGTAAAAATTTCTAATGAAACGCAAGACGGTCTTAACGTAGATGCAGTAGCAGGAAAATCAATCAACGCGATCAGAACTTTTACTGGAAAAGGAACGCTGGTTTGGGGAGCAAGAACATTAGACGGAAACAGTAACGAATGGAGATATGTACCTGTACGTAGATTCTTCAACATGGTGGAAGAATCTGTGAAGAAAGCTACAGAACGTTTCGTTTTTGAACCGAATACTGCCAATACATGGGTTCGTGTACAGGCTATGATTGAGAATTTCCTTGATCAGCAATGGAGAGATGGAGCATTGGCAGGAAGCAAGCCGGAAGAAGCGTATTACGTAAGCGTTGGTCTGCACAAAACAATGTCAGCTCAGGATATTTTAGAAGGAAGAATGAACATCGAGATCGGTATGGCTGCAGTACGCCCGGCTGAATTTATCGTGCTACGTTTTTCACATAAATTACAGGAAGCATAA